The Georgenia faecalis genome includes a window with the following:
- the disA gene encoding DNA integrity scanning diadenylate cyclase DisA, with the protein MPEHQESILRSTLQAVAPGTELGDGLERILRGRTGALIVLGYDKTVESICSGGFELDVEFSATRLRELAKMDGAVVVDFAGGRIRRANVQLMPDTSIETSESGMRHRTAERASKQTGYPVITVSQSMRIVAVFVDGKRRVVENSDVILSRAHQALATLERYKARLDEVAGTLSALEIEDLVTVRDVTAVVQRLEMVSRISEEIDGYVTELGTDGRLLSLQLDELIGGIAPDRELVVRDYVGPRAGSVETTLLRLESLTSSELIDMRSIARALGIGGTGGESLDDALSPRGYRMLSKIPRLPAAVVTALVENAGPLQKLLAASTEDLQEVDGVGPQRARSVREGLSRLAESSILERYV; encoded by the coding sequence GTGCCCGAGCACCAGGAGAGCATCCTCCGTTCCACACTGCAGGCCGTTGCCCCGGGCACTGAGCTCGGCGACGGCCTCGAGCGGATCCTCCGCGGGCGCACCGGCGCCCTCATCGTCCTGGGCTACGACAAGACCGTCGAAAGCATCTGCTCCGGCGGCTTCGAGCTGGACGTGGAGTTCTCCGCCACCCGGCTGCGTGAGCTCGCCAAGATGGACGGCGCGGTCGTCGTCGACTTCGCGGGCGGCCGCATCCGGCGCGCCAACGTCCAGCTCATGCCGGACACCTCGATCGAGACGAGCGAGTCGGGCATGCGCCACCGCACCGCGGAGCGGGCCTCGAAGCAGACCGGCTACCCCGTCATCACGGTCAGCCAGTCGATGCGCATCGTCGCGGTGTTCGTCGACGGCAAGCGCCGCGTCGTGGAGAACTCCGACGTCATCCTCTCCCGCGCGCACCAGGCGCTCGCCACCCTGGAGCGCTACAAGGCCCGGCTCGACGAGGTGGCCGGCACGCTCTCCGCGCTCGAGATCGAGGACCTCGTCACCGTCCGCGACGTCACCGCCGTCGTCCAGCGCCTCGAGATGGTCTCGCGCATCTCCGAAGAGATCGACGGCTACGTCACCGAGCTGGGCACCGACGGGCGCCTGCTCTCCCTCCAGCTCGACGAGCTCATCGGCGGCATCGCACCGGACCGCGAGCTGGTCGTGCGCGACTACGTGGGCCCGCGCGCCGGGTCGGTGGAGACGACCCTCCTGCGGCTGGAGTCGCTGACCTCGAGCGAGCTCATCGACATGCGCTCCATCGCCCGGGCCCTCGGCATCGGCGGGACCGGCGGGGAGTCCCTCGACGACGCGCTCTCGCCCCGGGGGTACCGGATGCTGTCGAAGATCCCGCGGCTGCCGGCCGCGGTGGTCACGGCGCTCGTCGAGAACGCCGGCCCGCTGCAGAAGCTGCTGGCCGCAAGCACCGAGGACCTCCAGGAGGTCGACGGCGTGGGGCCGCAGCGCGCGCGCAGCGTGCGGGAAGGCCTGTCCCGGCTGGCCGAGTCCTCGATCCTCGAGCGCTACGTCTAG
- the radA gene encoding DNA repair protein RadA: MSTTTRYQCTECGSTAAKWVGRCGQCQAWGTVEEVGAPAAGVRGPAALAPSTPAQPIDQVDAETARARPTGVGELDRVLGGGIVPGAVVLMAGEPGVGKSTLLLDVAARTADVARGPVLYVTGEESASQVRLRAERIGALRPNLLLAAETDLATVLGHIEQARPTLVVVDSVQTISASTVDGSAGGVSQVREVASALIAVAKRTATPVILVGHVTKDGSIAGPRVLEHLVDVVCQFEGDRHSRLRMVRATKNRHGATDEVGCFDLSDAGIVGLADPSGLFLSGSLTQVPGTCVTITLEGRRPMPTEIQALVTPSTLSNPRRMTSGLDSARVAMTLAVLQSRLGLTLGGQDTYVSTVGGARAQEPAVDLAVALAVASAARQRSLAEGVVAVGEVGLTGDVRSTVGIQRRLAEAARLGFRRVLVPQGGAKELRPVGDLEIWPVADVVEALAAAGTVPARG; encoded by the coding sequence ATGAGCACCACGACCCGCTACCAGTGCACCGAGTGCGGGTCGACCGCCGCCAAATGGGTGGGTCGGTGCGGCCAGTGCCAGGCCTGGGGCACCGTCGAGGAGGTCGGCGCGCCCGCCGCGGGCGTGCGCGGGCCGGCGGCGCTGGCACCGTCCACCCCCGCCCAGCCGATCGACCAGGTGGACGCCGAGACGGCGCGGGCGCGCCCCACCGGCGTCGGCGAGCTCGACCGGGTCCTCGGCGGCGGGATCGTGCCCGGCGCCGTCGTTCTCATGGCCGGGGAGCCGGGCGTGGGCAAGTCGACGCTGCTCCTCGACGTCGCCGCCCGCACGGCCGACGTCGCCCGCGGGCCCGTCCTCTACGTCACCGGTGAGGAGTCGGCGAGCCAGGTCCGGCTGCGCGCCGAGCGCATCGGGGCGCTGCGGCCCAACCTCCTCCTCGCCGCGGAGACGGACCTCGCCACCGTGCTCGGCCACATCGAGCAGGCCCGGCCCACGCTCGTCGTCGTCGACTCGGTCCAGACGATCTCGGCGTCCACGGTCGACGGCTCGGCCGGCGGCGTGAGCCAGGTCCGCGAGGTCGCCTCCGCCCTCATCGCCGTCGCCAAGCGGACGGCCACCCCCGTCATCCTCGTCGGGCACGTCACCAAGGACGGGTCGATCGCCGGGCCCCGGGTCCTCGAGCACCTCGTCGACGTCGTCTGCCAGTTCGAGGGCGACCGGCACTCCCGGCTGCGGATGGTCCGCGCGACGAAGAACCGCCACGGCGCCACCGACGAGGTCGGCTGCTTCGACCTGTCCGACGCCGGCATCGTCGGCCTGGCGGACCCGTCCGGCCTGTTCCTCTCCGGCTCCCTCACGCAGGTGCCCGGGACGTGCGTGACGATCACGCTGGAGGGCCGTCGGCCGATGCCGACGGAGATCCAGGCGCTCGTCACCCCGAGCACGCTGAGCAACCCGCGCCGGATGACCTCCGGGCTCGACTCCGCCCGGGTGGCCATGACGCTCGCCGTGCTGCAGTCCCGGCTCGGCCTCACCCTGGGCGGACAGGACACCTACGTCTCCACGGTGGGCGGCGCCCGCGCCCAGGAGCCGGCCGTCGACCTCGCGGTGGCCCTTGCCGTGGCCAGCGCGGCGAGGCAGCGCAGCCTCGCCGAGGGCGTCGTCGCCGTCGGCGAGGTCGGGCTCACCGGGGACGTCCGCAGCACCGTCGGGATCCAGCGCCGCCTCGCCGAGGCGGCCCGGCTCGGGTTCCGGCGGGTCCTCGTCCCGCAGGGCGGCGCGAAGGAGCTGCGCCCGGTCGGTGACCTGGAGATCTGGCCGGTCGCCGACGTCGTCGAGGCCCTCGCCGCGGCGGGCACCGTGCCGGCCCGCGGCTGA
- a CDS encoding Ig-like domain-containing protein, with the protein MRTRSSRSAIASGAASAVLLALLTPLGTSAAADVLPGNESDIGVYTDGQTDSMDIGDPTYTGVAEAAAALDHGAPFTAGNMHQSIFERDLAAGGTDYYLDRVLGTTGTAGNNVLQTRGRTLYMRGASAANFTTMGFAGTAFAGGPNNLGNLYTVTVPGQTVSEVGAERFNAPSHATAQYTVGTTGVTADLAKFITYDNVAVTTITFTNPGAADAAFTVRAASPTATTPTDAPDELVGRRTLTSGSNNGLADTAWSDVTIGLKASGFARNGTTLDRDVTVPAGGSVSLSVVGVLYSDTLPESVESFHDYAELDPAEAFRTGVTDFNRRWASDVPYIDVPDPGVEKAIVYRWWGERYNSLDANEPGYVYQYPTTIEGVNLYQNSVVLTQPMHLQDTKWLRTPYLPYGQIMNVGELSGSSAFLDSPGHTSWNNHYSQYLGTAGLEAYNVHGGGADLAERFGYYFEWDGKGQLEHYDGNDDNLIAYDTNYMPGNDSDAISFGFPRVNASAPGARTIERPESAYVWGAFDAASQLYALAGADEGKVGEMAAQAEEIRTAILGRLWSEEMRMFLAGTSHGARSAPSSNGTPNPLSEAERDLIPARESNLYDVYAQNLIPFDEWETYVDGFRFLRYGDNFPIFPFYTANQWDKTRYGIGGSNNFSNINFTVQYRAVRSALRHYDPEQRYITPEYAARLLDWMAWSIYPGGDLRLANQAEYYSSWNPATRTYNRNNPNHIMLGNMNYIYIEDMGGIQPRSDDLVELWPIDLGYEHFMVNNLRYHGTDVTIVWDPDGSHYGLGSGYSLFLDGERVASADALGRFVFDPSANEVVEADDGLEVSVVAESGREFATAVDTAIEDERVIDYLKTAGIDLEEDAPNLAEGAEVSAHYTQQGARPTPWRTFHTPGWSASSMNYTPGAIATTERPVTLDAVVDGVTVNEPYWGNHGTTDANGWVELDLGEPVRIDNLKVFFVSDRQDGGYAEPLRWAVQVPDGGGWTTPDQFKSPKIPQAKFNEALFEPVVTDTVRVAFVNAPGRYTAISEIQVFDSGRDVPPIVNDPPVVTVTADRAADGNLSTTLVASATDDGVPFDGELTYGWEVVRAPDGAGVIFADDSALRTTVTGTLAGEYVFRFWADDGERRTEREITLTLTEKEVSAEFGSIATVTTSGTSAWENHQRVNDPDNPASSAPGAGQGWGNWGQPANGTSPATQAWIQYAWDSPVLLRSTDIYWYDDNGGTRMPRADTYVIESSVDGTTWTPVTLTDGSTYAGALSRNQYNSLEFEPVSATHLRIRVFGVQPGGAGTGVLRWRVNGDTVEDFASPVIIRTPTGVVPELPTELDVVYSSGVRGTLPFTWQEITPAMVAETNVEPFVVYGTNAAYGLIAQAQIYVRPENSPGGISIQGAEQFELTVAVGEQPQLPTRVEVSYNDGSRDNQAIGVEWDFDPAVVNRPGTYQIRGDLVLPDYVSRAGTTATTLTLVVVGDAPPLEVSVETSARCVVGRTVLTARVTNGEGVPVSAEISSAYGTRSSASVGAGASVLHAFTTRLAQVPAGKVTATVSATIDGATVTEVIEAPYAAHSCS; encoded by the coding sequence ATGCGCACCAGGTCGTCCAGATCGGCAATCGCGAGCGGTGCGGCCAGCGCGGTCCTCCTCGCCCTGCTCACCCCGCTCGGCACGTCCGCCGCAGCGGACGTCCTGCCCGGCAACGAGTCGGACATCGGGGTCTACACCGACGGGCAGACCGACAGCATGGACATCGGCGACCCGACGTACACCGGGGTCGCCGAGGCGGCGGCAGCGCTCGACCACGGCGCGCCGTTCACCGCCGGCAACATGCACCAGTCCATCTTCGAGCGCGACCTCGCGGCCGGCGGCACCGACTACTACCTCGACCGGGTCCTGGGAACCACCGGCACGGCGGGCAACAACGTCCTGCAGACCCGGGGCCGCACGCTCTACATGCGCGGGGCCTCGGCCGCCAACTTCACGACGATGGGGTTCGCGGGGACGGCCTTCGCCGGAGGGCCGAACAACCTCGGCAACCTCTACACGGTCACGGTGCCGGGGCAGACGGTGAGCGAGGTGGGCGCCGAGCGCTTCAACGCCCCGAGCCACGCCACGGCGCAGTACACGGTGGGCACCACCGGTGTCACCGCGGACCTGGCGAAGTTCATCACCTACGACAACGTCGCCGTCACGACGATCACCTTCACCAACCCGGGCGCGGCCGACGCCGCGTTCACCGTCCGGGCCGCCTCCCCGACGGCCACGACGCCGACCGACGCGCCGGACGAGCTCGTGGGGCGCCGCACCCTCACGAGCGGCTCGAACAACGGCCTCGCCGACACCGCGTGGTCCGACGTCACCATCGGGCTCAAGGCGAGCGGCTTCGCCCGCAACGGCACGACGCTCGACCGTGACGTCACCGTGCCGGCCGGCGGGTCGGTCAGCCTGTCCGTCGTCGGCGTCCTCTACTCCGACACCTTGCCGGAGTCCGTCGAGAGCTTCCACGACTACGCCGAGCTCGACCCGGCCGAGGCCTTCCGGACGGGCGTGACCGACTTCAACCGGCGCTGGGCGAGCGACGTGCCGTACATCGACGTCCCCGACCCGGGCGTGGAGAAGGCGATCGTCTACCGCTGGTGGGGCGAGCGCTACAACTCCCTCGACGCCAACGAGCCGGGCTACGTCTACCAGTACCCGACGACGATCGAGGGCGTGAACCTGTACCAGAACAGCGTCGTCCTCACCCAGCCGATGCACCTGCAGGACACCAAGTGGCTGCGGACGCCCTACCTGCCGTACGGCCAGATCATGAACGTCGGTGAGCTCTCCGGCTCCTCGGCGTTCCTCGACAGCCCCGGGCACACGAGCTGGAACAACCACTACTCGCAGTACCTCGGCACGGCCGGCCTCGAGGCGTACAACGTGCACGGCGGCGGCGCCGACCTCGCCGAGCGCTTCGGCTACTACTTCGAGTGGGACGGCAAGGGCCAGCTCGAGCACTACGACGGCAACGACGACAACCTCATCGCCTACGACACGAACTACATGCCGGGCAACGACTCGGACGCCATCAGCTTCGGCTTCCCGCGCGTCAACGCCTCGGCGCCCGGCGCCCGGACGATCGAGCGGCCGGAGTCGGCGTACGTGTGGGGCGCGTTCGACGCCGCCAGCCAGCTGTACGCCCTCGCCGGCGCCGACGAGGGCAAGGTCGGCGAGATGGCGGCACAGGCGGAGGAGATCCGTACCGCGATCCTCGGCCGGCTGTGGAGCGAGGAGATGCGGATGTTCCTCGCCGGGACCTCGCACGGCGCCCGCTCCGCGCCCTCCTCGAACGGGACCCCCAACCCGCTCAGCGAGGCCGAGCGCGACCTCATCCCCGCCCGGGAGTCGAACCTCTACGACGTCTACGCCCAGAACCTCATCCCGTTCGACGAGTGGGAGACGTACGTCGACGGGTTCCGCTTCCTGCGCTACGGGGACAACTTCCCGATCTTCCCGTTCTACACGGCGAACCAGTGGGACAAGACCCGCTACGGCATCGGGGGGTCGAACAACTTCTCCAACATCAACTTCACGGTGCAGTACCGCGCGGTGCGCTCGGCCCTGCGGCACTACGACCCGGAGCAGCGCTACATCACGCCCGAGTACGCGGCCCGGCTGCTCGACTGGATGGCCTGGAGCATCTACCCGGGCGGTGACCTGCGGCTGGCCAACCAGGCGGAGTACTACTCCAGCTGGAACCCGGCCACCCGCACGTACAACCGGAACAACCCGAACCACATCATGCTCGGGAACATGAACTACATCTACATCGAGGACATGGGAGGGATCCAGCCCCGCTCCGACGACCTCGTCGAGCTCTGGCCGATCGACCTGGGCTACGAGCACTTCATGGTGAACAACCTGCGCTACCACGGCACCGACGTGACGATCGTGTGGGACCCGGACGGGTCGCACTACGGCCTGGGCTCCGGGTACAGCCTCTTCCTCGACGGTGAGCGCGTGGCCAGCGCCGACGCACTCGGCCGGTTCGTCTTCGACCCGTCGGCGAACGAGGTCGTCGAGGCCGACGACGGCCTCGAGGTGAGCGTCGTCGCCGAGTCCGGCCGGGAGTTCGCCACCGCGGTCGACACCGCCATCGAGGACGAGCGCGTCATCGACTACCTCAAGACCGCCGGCATCGACCTCGAGGAGGACGCGCCCAACCTCGCGGAGGGCGCCGAGGTCTCCGCCCACTACACGCAGCAGGGCGCGCGCCCGACCCCGTGGCGCACCTTCCACACCCCGGGGTGGAGCGCGAGCAGCATGAACTACACACCGGGGGCGATCGCCACCACGGAACGCCCGGTCACCCTGGACGCCGTGGTCGACGGCGTGACGGTCAACGAGCCGTACTGGGGCAACCACGGGACCACCGACGCCAACGGCTGGGTGGAGCTCGACCTCGGCGAGCCGGTGAGGATCGACAACCTCAAGGTGTTCTTCGTCAGCGACCGCCAGGACGGGGGGTACGCCGAGCCGCTCCGCTGGGCGGTGCAGGTGCCCGACGGCGGCGGCTGGACCACCCCGGACCAGTTCAAGAGCCCGAAGATCCCGCAGGCGAAGTTCAACGAGGCGTTGTTCGAGCCGGTCGTCACCGACACGGTCCGCGTCGCGTTCGTCAACGCCCCGGGGCGGTACACCGCGATCTCCGAGATCCAGGTGTTCGACTCCGGCCGGGACGTCCCGCCGATCGTCAACGACCCGCCCGTCGTCACCGTCACCGCGGACCGCGCGGCGGACGGCAACCTATCGACGACGCTCGTCGCCTCCGCGACCGACGACGGCGTGCCGTTCGACGGCGAGCTCACCTACGGGTGGGAGGTGGTGCGCGCCCCCGACGGTGCCGGCGTCATCTTCGCCGACGACTCGGCGCTGCGGACAACGGTGACCGGCACCCTCGCCGGCGAGTACGTGTTCCGGTTCTGGGCGGACGACGGCGAGCGGCGCACCGAGCGCGAGATCACCCTCACCCTCACCGAGAAGGAGGTGTCGGCCGAGTTCGGATCCATCGCCACGGTGACCACGTCCGGGACGTCGGCCTGGGAGAACCACCAGCGGGTCAACGACCCCGACAACCCGGCGAGCTCCGCGCCGGGCGCCGGGCAGGGCTGGGGCAACTGGGGCCAGCCGGCCAACGGCACGTCCCCGGCGACGCAGGCCTGGATCCAGTACGCCTGGGACTCGCCGGTCCTCCTCCGGTCGACCGACATCTACTGGTACGACGACAACGGCGGCACCCGGATGCCACGCGCGGACACGTACGTCATCGAGTCGTCCGTCGACGGCACGACCTGGACGCCCGTGACGCTGACGGACGGTTCGACCTACGCCGGAGCGCTGAGCCGGAACCAGTACAACTCCCTGGAGTTCGAGCCGGTCTCCGCCACGCACCTGCGCATCCGGGTCTTCGGCGTGCAGCCCGGCGGGGCCGGTACCGGCGTCCTGCGCTGGCGGGTCAACGGCGACACGGTGGAGGACTTCGCCTCGCCGGTCATCATCCGCACGCCCACCGGCGTGGTGCCGGAGCTGCCCACCGAGCTCGACGTCGTGTACTCCAGCGGCGTGCGCGGCACCCTGCCGTTCACCTGGCAGGAGATCACCCCCGCGATGGTCGCCGAGACCAACGTCGAACCGTTCGTCGTGTACGGCACGAACGCGGCGTACGGCCTCATCGCGCAGGCGCAGATCTACGTCCGTCCGGAGAACTCGCCCGGTGGCATCTCGATCCAGGGAGCCGAGCAGTTCGAGCTCACGGTTGCGGTGGGGGAGCAGCCGCAGCTCCCGACGCGGGTCGAGGTGTCGTACAACGACGGCTCGCGGGACAACCAGGCGATCGGCGTCGAGTGGGACTTCGACCCCGCCGTCGTCAACCGGCCCGGGACGTACCAGATCCGCGGCGACCTCGTCCTGCCGGACTACGTGAGCCGCGCCGGGACGACGGCGACGACGCTCACGCTCGTCGTCGTGGGCGACGCACCACCGCTGGAGGTCTCGGTGGAGACCAGCGCTCGGTGCGTGGTGGGCCGGACGGTCCTCACCGCCCGGGTGACCAACGGCGAGGGGGTGCCGGTGTCGGCGGAGATCTCCTCGGCGTACGGGACGCGTTCGTCGGCCTCGGTGGGCGCGGGCGCGAGCGTGCTCCACGCCTTCACCACCCGGCTGGCGCAGGTGCCTGCGGGGAAGGTGACGGCGACGGTCTCGGCGACGATCGACGGCGCGACCGTGACCGAGGTGATCGAGGCGCCGTACGCGGCGCACTCGTGCTCGTGA
- a CDS encoding A/G-specific adenine glycosylase, with amino-acid sequence MRTEELRDAVLTWFGHHARDLAWRRPGTSAWGVLVSEVMAQQTPVARVEPAWREWMERWPTPADLAAAEDADVLRAWGRLGYPRRALRLRACAAAVVERHGGVVPVDEADLLALPGVGAYTAAAVRAFAHGRHAVVLDTNVRRVLARILAGLALPGPAPTREEVRAAHALVPADDAGSARWNVAVMELGALVCTARAPRCEACPVASACRWYAAGRPANAAPRRPQAWTGSDRQARGRLMAVLRELPDDARLGRADLLAVLPGTDVDQPARALASLVADGLVAEHAGVDGTGADADGTEYALPSRRRQEVAP; translated from the coding sequence ATGCGCACCGAGGAGCTTCGTGACGCCGTGCTCACGTGGTTCGGCCACCACGCGCGGGACCTGGCGTGGCGCCGGCCCGGCACGAGCGCCTGGGGCGTCCTCGTCAGCGAGGTCATGGCGCAGCAGACGCCGGTCGCCCGCGTGGAGCCGGCGTGGCGGGAGTGGATGGAGCGCTGGCCCACGCCCGCCGACCTGGCGGCCGCCGAGGACGCCGACGTGCTGCGCGCCTGGGGCCGGCTCGGGTACCCCCGGCGCGCGCTACGGCTGCGCGCGTGCGCGGCCGCCGTCGTCGAGCGCCACGGCGGCGTGGTCCCCGTGGACGAGGCGGACCTCCTCGCCCTGCCCGGGGTCGGTGCCTACACCGCCGCAGCCGTCCGGGCGTTCGCCCACGGCCGCCACGCCGTGGTCCTCGACACCAACGTCCGCCGCGTGCTGGCCCGGATCCTCGCCGGCCTGGCCCTGCCGGGACCGGCGCCCACCCGGGAGGAGGTGCGCGCGGCGCACGCGCTCGTGCCCGCCGACGACGCCGGCTCGGCGCGGTGGAACGTCGCGGTGATGGAGCTGGGCGCGCTCGTCTGCACCGCCCGCGCACCGCGGTGCGAGGCCTGCCCGGTGGCGAGCGCCTGCCGCTGGTACGCGGCCGGGCGCCCGGCCAACGCCGCACCCCGTCGCCCCCAGGCCTGGACGGGCTCCGACCGGCAGGCGCGGGGGCGGCTCATGGCCGTGCTGCGCGAGCTGCCCGACGACGCCCGGCTGGGGCGCGCCGACCTCCTCGCGGTACTCCCCGGCACCGACGTCGACCAGCCGGCTCGCGCGCTGGCCTCCCTCGTCGCCGACGGACTCGTCGCCGAGCACGCCGGCGTCGACGGCACCGGCGCCGACGCCGACGGCACCGAGTACGCGCTGCCCTCCCGACGGCGGCAGGAGGTCGCGCCCTAG
- a CDS encoding amino-acid N-acetyltransferase, translating to MSSSGAGPSSAEHAGVRVRQALPADARRIQEIVTPYAADGILITKDLITYFESIQEFVVAEVRDGDRWVVAACGALHVLWDDIGEVRTLAVDRPYLRRGVGQRVLTALLERAGRLGLQRLFCLTFEVDFFRRNGFHVIEGTPVGTDVYAEMLRSHDDGVAEFLDLARVKPNTLGNTRMLLEL from the coding sequence ATGAGCAGCAGTGGGGCGGGACCGAGCAGCGCGGAGCACGCCGGTGTGCGGGTGCGGCAGGCGCTGCCCGCCGACGCTCGGCGCATCCAGGAGATCGTCACCCCCTATGCGGCGGACGGGATCCTCATCACCAAGGACCTCATCACGTACTTCGAGTCGATCCAGGAGTTCGTCGTCGCCGAGGTGCGCGACGGCGACCGCTGGGTGGTCGCCGCGTGCGGCGCCCTGCACGTGCTCTGGGACGACATCGGGGAGGTCCGCACGCTCGCCGTCGACCGCCCGTACCTGCGCCGCGGCGTCGGGCAGCGCGTCCTCACCGCCCTCCTCGAGCGCGCCGGCCGCCTGGGCCTCCAGCGCCTCTTCTGCCTCACCTTCGAGGTCGACTTCTTCCGCCGGAACGGCTTCCACGTCATCGAGGGCACCCCGGTGGGCACGGACGTCTACGCCGAGATGCTCCGGTCCCACGACGACGGCGTCGCGGAGTTCCTCGACCTCGCGCGGGTCAAGCCCAACACCCTGGGCAACACCCGGATGCTCCTCGAGCTCTAG
- a CDS encoding acetylxylan esterase, translating to MAQFDLPLSRLVSYRPPREEPDDFDEFWRATLAEQDERHPLEVSFDPVDTGLVQVLTEDVTFTGFGGQPVKGWFHRPAGAQPGLGVVVQFVGYNGGRGLAHETTLLAQAGYAVLVMDNRGQGGGKHLVGDTGDSFVTGPAVTGFITQGIDSPETYYYRRHFTDAVRAVRAARQHRLVDADRVLTCGASQGGALSLAAAALGGPVRGAVVDVPFLTHVRHATEITDAAPYSELVRYLGARRDRVEAAFRTLSYFDGVNLAARVGARGLFSVGLLDTICPPSAVYAAYNHYAGPKEMVVYPYNGHEHGQAYQDVEHLRFVREVLGAP from the coding sequence ATGGCGCAGTTCGACCTGCCGCTCAGCCGCCTCGTGAGCTACCGGCCTCCGCGTGAGGAGCCGGACGACTTCGACGAGTTCTGGCGGGCCACCCTGGCGGAGCAGGACGAGCGCCACCCCCTCGAGGTGAGCTTCGACCCCGTGGACACCGGGCTGGTCCAGGTGCTCACCGAGGACGTGACCTTCACCGGGTTCGGCGGGCAGCCGGTCAAGGGGTGGTTCCACCGGCCCGCTGGCGCACAGCCCGGGCTCGGTGTGGTGGTCCAGTTCGTCGGCTACAACGGCGGGCGCGGCCTGGCGCACGAGACGACCCTCCTGGCGCAGGCCGGCTACGCCGTCCTCGTCATGGACAACCGCGGCCAGGGGGGCGGCAAGCACCTCGTCGGTGACACCGGCGACTCCTTCGTCACGGGCCCGGCCGTCACCGGGTTCATCACCCAGGGCATCGACTCGCCCGAGACGTACTACTACCGCCGCCACTTCACCGACGCCGTCCGGGCGGTACGGGCAGCGCGGCAGCACCGCCTCGTCGACGCCGACCGGGTCCTCACCTGCGGGGCGAGCCAGGGCGGCGCCCTGTCGCTGGCGGCGGCGGCCCTCGGCGGGCCGGTGCGCGGCGCCGTCGTCGACGTGCCGTTCCTCACGCACGTCCGGCACGCGACCGAGATCACCGACGCGGCGCCCTACTCCGAGCTGGTGCGCTACCTCGGCGCGCGCCGGGACCGGGTGGAGGCCGCGTTCCGGACCCTGTCGTACTTCGACGGGGTGAACCTCGCGGCGCGGGTCGGCGCTCGCGGCCTGTTCTCCGTCGGGCTGCTCGACACCATTTGCCCGCCGTCGGCGGTCTACGCCGCGTACAACCACTACGCCGGGCCCAAGGAGATGGTCGTCTACCCGTACAACGGCCACGAGCACGGCCAGGCGTACCAGGACGTCGAGCACCTGCGCTTCGTCCGCGAGGTACTCGGCGCCCCCTAG
- a CDS encoding SMP-30/gluconolactonase/LRE family protein gives MTQVEQVTDPIAYHAEGPVWSPTWGGLRYVDMLAGDLLTIRSHGVDRLHVGNVAAFVRPRAGGGYVVGVERGIALAGQVDEAPEQRPELWADPGVRMNEGGADPWGYLYAGSMPYDQTPGGAALYRVSPAGDVDVVLPSVTVSNGIAFSPDGSLAYYNDTPTGGIDVFDASERGLTARRRFVTVPEGSPDGLTVDSAGNVWTALHGTGTVRCYAPDGGVVTEVRVPAHQVTACTLGGDDLRDLYITTSRENLGADAEPEAGAVFRVRVDVAGMPVLPYGG, from the coding sequence ATGACGCAGGTCGAGCAGGTCACCGATCCCATCGCCTACCACGCCGAGGGCCCCGTGTGGTCGCCCACCTGGGGCGGGCTGCGCTACGTCGACATGCTCGCCGGGGACCTCCTCACGATCCGGTCGCACGGCGTCGACCGGCTGCACGTCGGTAACGTCGCGGCCTTCGTGCGCCCGCGCGCGGGCGGCGGGTACGTCGTCGGGGTGGAGCGCGGCATCGCCCTCGCGGGTCAGGTCGACGAGGCGCCCGAGCAGCGGCCCGAGCTGTGGGCCGACCCGGGGGTGCGGATGAACGAGGGCGGCGCGGACCCGTGGGGGTACCTCTACGCCGGGTCGATGCCCTACGACCAGACCCCCGGCGGCGCCGCCCTGTACCGCGTCTCCCCCGCCGGCGACGTCGACGTCGTCCTGCCGTCGGTGACCGTCTCCAACGGCATCGCGTTCTCCCCCGACGGCTCGCTCGCCTACTACAACGACACCCCCACCGGGGGCATCGACGTCTTCGACGCCTCCGAGCGCGGGCTCACCGCCCGACGGCGGTTCGTCACGGTCCCGGAGGGCAGCCCCGACGGCCTCACCGTGGACTCCGCGGGCAACGTGTGGACGGCGCTGCACGGGACCGGCACCGTGCGCTGCTACGCCCCCGACGGCGGCGTCGTCACCGAGGTGCGGGTGCCGGCGCACCAGGTGACGGCCTGCACCCTCGGCGGCGACGACCTCCGCGACCTGTACATCACCACCTCCCGGGAGAACCTCGGCGCCGACGCCGAGCCCGAGGCGGGCGCGGTGTTCCGCGTCCGGGTCGACGTCGCCGGGATGCCGGTCCTGCCCTACGGCGGCTGA